The following proteins are co-located in the Paenibacillus sp. FSL H8-0079 genome:
- a CDS encoding beta-glucoside-specific PTS transporter subunit IIABC yields MNYDQLAKEILSRVGGVENVNSVVHCITRLRFQLRDEGMAQTEELKKLSGVITVMQSGGQYQVVIGNEVPDVYKAITKLGNWSVEGEETLSSDENKTAKGNIFNRFIDMISGVFQPLLGLLAATGMIKGFNELFLSFGWITETSGTYQLLKATGDCLFYFFPVFLGYTAMKKFGGSSFIGMAIGASLVYPTLSSLSEGDPQYILFGGTIFESPIHITFLGLPVILMTYSSSVIPIILASFSASKLEKVLKRVTPQVVRTFLVPFFTMLIIVPATFLVIGPISTWAGNLIGAGATEIYGFSPILTGIIIGSMWQVLVLFGLHWGIIPIALLNIGTLGSDPIMALSFGASFAQIGAVLAVLIKTKNRKIKALSVPAFISGIFGVTEPAIYGLTLPLRRPFIMSCIAGGIGGGLLGYAGSKFYILGGLGVFGYPNFVNKVAGIDFSFYMSLIATAVAFIFGFVLTYFIGFKDPTETISTNIAEKQEFVPNTSQLNDQPFEIVSPMTGTVVRLQDIKDETFAGEYMGKGIAIFPTTGRVVSPINGIVQTIYRTKHAIGLISDDGVEILIHIGQDTVQLKGQHFNSFVKDGDRVKVGDVIVEFDLLAIQDAGYEMVTPIVITNTSMYHDIVGIANDRVDEKEPLLKVYAQK; encoded by the coding sequence ATGAATTATGATCAGTTGGCCAAGGAGATTTTGTCTCGAGTTGGCGGTGTTGAAAACGTTAACAGCGTTGTTCATTGTATAACACGATTGCGATTTCAATTAAGGGACGAAGGAATGGCCCAAACAGAAGAATTAAAGAAACTGTCTGGGGTCATTACGGTCATGCAAAGTGGCGGTCAATACCAAGTTGTGATAGGGAATGAAGTTCCGGATGTATATAAGGCCATCACTAAACTTGGAAATTGGTCTGTAGAGGGTGAAGAGACTTTAAGTTCCGATGAAAATAAAACAGCCAAAGGAAATATCTTCAATCGTTTTATTGATATGATTTCAGGTGTTTTTCAGCCATTACTTGGTTTGTTGGCTGCGACAGGAATGATTAAAGGGTTCAACGAACTGTTTTTATCTTTTGGATGGATTACGGAAACATCTGGAACATATCAATTGTTAAAAGCAACTGGAGATTGCTTGTTTTACTTCTTCCCCGTATTTTTAGGGTACACTGCAATGAAAAAATTTGGTGGGTCGTCCTTTATAGGAATGGCTATAGGGGCATCACTCGTTTACCCAACGTTATCGAGTTTAAGTGAAGGGGACCCTCAATACATTTTGTTTGGAGGGACAATTTTTGAATCTCCAATTCATATTACGTTTTTGGGTCTGCCAGTAATTTTAATGACGTATTCCTCCTCAGTCATACCCATCATTTTAGCTTCGTTCTCTGCATCTAAATTAGAAAAAGTTCTAAAAAGAGTTACACCACAAGTGGTACGAACATTCTTGGTTCCCTTTTTTACGATGCTTATCATCGTCCCAGCTACTTTTTTGGTAATAGGGCCTATATCTACATGGGCAGGAAATTTAATTGGAGCGGGCGCTACTGAAATTTACGGATTTAGCCCTATTTTAACGGGTATAATAATAGGCTCCATGTGGCAGGTTTTGGTTCTTTTTGGACTTCATTGGGGAATTATCCCCATCGCGTTGCTGAATATTGGAACACTTGGATCAGATCCAATTATGGCGCTTTCTTTTGGGGCTTCATTTGCGCAAATCGGTGCGGTTCTAGCAGTTCTGATCAAAACTAAAAATCGAAAAATAAAAGCGTTGAGTGTACCGGCATTCATTTCTGGGATTTTTGGTGTCACAGAGCCTGCTATATATGGTTTGACCTTACCCTTAAGAAGACCATTCATTATGAGTTGTATTGCCGGAGGGATCGGTGGAGGTCTTTTGGGATATGCTGGGTCAAAATTTTACATTCTTGGAGGCCTCGGTGTGTTCGGCTATCCTAACTTTGTAAATAAGGTAGCCGGTATTGATTTCAGTTTTTATATGTCACTCATTGCAACTGCCGTCGCCTTTATTTTTGGGTTTGTCTTAACCTACTTTATTGGTTTTAAAGATCCAACAGAGACGATATCAACCAATATTGCTGAAAAACAAGAATTCGTTCCTAATACAAGTCAATTAAATGACCAACCCTTTGAAATCGTTAGTCCAATGACAGGTACTGTAGTTAGACTCCAAGATATTAAGGATGAAACTTTCGCAGGAGAGTATATGGGCAAAGGGATAGCCATCTTCCCTACAACTGGACGTGTCGTATCTCCAATAAACGGTATTGTACAAACGATTTACCGTACGAAACATGCTATTGGCCTTATCAGTGATGATGGAGTAGAAATACTCATTCATATTGGACAAGATACCGTTCAGCTAAAAGGTCAGCACTTCAATTCATTCGTGAAAGATGGGGATCGGGTTAAGGTTGGGGATGTCATTGTAGAGTTCGACTTGCTGGCGATCCAGGATGCCGGTTATGAAATGGTAACCCCCATTGTTATTACAAATACGTCCATGTATCACGACATTGTAGGAATTGCAAATGACAGGGTAGATGAAAAAGAACCGTTACTCAAAGTATATGCACAAAAATAG
- a CDS encoding TetR/AcrR family transcriptional regulator, with product MDKIDRRIVKSRQAIQSNFLQMIIQEGFDNITVKHLTEKANVGRKTFYLHYLDKYDLLDQMVDDHIAQLQEICDQKKEIGITEGSLMWFSYFELHKSFFAALFQSDSASSFRKKLLAFTMGEIDKKLNDDTLPIIDKRIFLKFLGMATMGVLESYVLDEIDSDIEAVSAQVVQLYMRQLTTS from the coding sequence ATGGATAAAATAGACCGCAGAATCGTAAAGTCCAGACAAGCGATTCAATCTAATTTTTTGCAAATGATCATTCAGGAAGGGTTTGATAACATCACAGTTAAACATCTGACAGAGAAAGCCAATGTAGGTCGAAAAACATTTTATCTGCATTATCTAGATAAATACGATCTGTTGGATCAAATGGTGGACGACCATATCGCACAACTGCAAGAAATATGTGATCAAAAAAAGGAAATCGGCATAACTGAAGGTTCACTCATGTGGTTTTCTTACTTTGAGCTTCACAAATCATTCTTTGCTGCTTTATTTCAAAGTGACAGTGCTTCATCCTTTCGCAAAAAGCTGTTGGCCTTTACTATGGGAGAGATTGATAAAAAGCTGAATGATGACACACTTCCGATCATCGATAAGCGTATTTTTTTGAAGTTTTTGGGGATGGCAACCATGGGTGTACTTGAATCCTACGTATTGGACGAAATAGACAGTGATATCGAGGCTGTGTCAGCGCAAGTGGTGCAGTTATATATGAGACAATTAACTACTAGCTAA
- a CDS encoding DUF3888 domain-containing protein, with the protein MSDYVGPHLSVGKDLIKFQIDNSGDVKVIEFKHIKNTVCSPASGYFNFTIRETYNKSH; encoded by the coding sequence ATTTCGGATTATGTTGGTCCTCACTTAAGTGTTGGTAAAGACCTGATTAAATTTCAAATAGACAACTCCGGCGATGTTAAAGTCATTGAATTTAAACATATCAAGAATACCGTTTGCTCTCCAGCAAGCGGATATTTTAATTTCACAATCAGGGAGACATATAATAAATCTCATTAG
- a CDS encoding DMT family transporter — MKLWHYALIVFLGGCCYGILSTFVKLAYNAGFSTPEVTGAQYFFGAVLSWIFVIFVKKRSLTLKQITKLLLSGIPFGLTGMFYYQSLQSINASLAIVLLFQFVWIGTLYEWVLQKKKPTRGKLISIGILLFGSVLAANIFSQGNLSLSWQGTIWGLLAASTFALFIFLSGSVARDTSPVLKSALLSTGAVITVFVVFPPTFLFNLDVLAGLSPYGLVLGVFGVVLPPLLYSIGMPHIGSGMGTIMTASELPMAVIMSSLVLGEYVGWSQWLGVIIILCGISFSSIRQRGLRPQSSMKEYTSL, encoded by the coding sequence ATGAAATTATGGCATTATGCACTTATTGTATTTTTGGGAGGTTGTTGTTACGGCATACTTTCCACATTTGTTAAACTGGCTTATAACGCTGGCTTTTCAACACCAGAAGTCACTGGCGCGCAATATTTCTTTGGTGCAGTTTTAAGTTGGATATTTGTGATCTTTGTCAAAAAGAGAAGCCTTACTCTCAAGCAAATTACAAAACTTCTATTATCCGGGATCCCCTTTGGACTGACAGGTATGTTTTATTATCAATCACTACAGAGCATAAATGCTTCTCTAGCTATTGTCTTACTATTTCAGTTTGTTTGGATTGGGACATTATACGAATGGGTCCTTCAGAAGAAAAAACCTACCAGGGGCAAACTAATCTCGATTGGTATACTCCTTTTCGGTTCCGTACTAGCGGCTAACATCTTTTCTCAAGGAAATCTCTCGTTATCGTGGCAAGGAACAATTTGGGGACTACTGGCTGCTTCAACTTTCGCTTTATTTATTTTCCTCAGTGGTTCTGTTGCGAGAGATACTTCGCCCGTATTGAAAAGCGCCCTTCTTTCAACTGGAGCTGTTATTACTGTCTTTGTGGTTTTCCCTCCAACCTTCTTATTCAACCTGGATGTGCTGGCAGGATTGAGTCCATATGGATTAGTTCTCGGAGTTTTTGGCGTTGTATTGCCTCCACTTCTGTACTCCATAGGTATGCCCCATATCGGTTCAGGAATGGGTACAATTATGACCGCATCTGAATTACCCATGGCCGTTATAATGTCTTCTCTTGTACTAGGAGAATATGTAGGTTGGTCTCAATGGCTTGGAGTGATTATTATTTTATGCGGTATCTCATTTAGTAGCATAAGACAAAGAGGATTAAGACCACAATCTTCTATGAAGGAATATACATCTCTTTAG
- a CDS encoding alpha/beta hydrolase — translation MIVIQKNVNFLAQGLALAAILRIPEQAVEKKGNPAIVCVHPGSSCKEQTAGIYAEKLAELGYVTIVFDASYQGESEGEPRHAEYPSARVEDIRSAVDYLTTLEYVDEHRIGVLGVCAGGGYAVHAAMTERRIQAVAAVSVANIGRGYRENDPIGMLEQVAQQRTAEARGAEPLTNPWIPGSHEEREAAGMNELDIKQAVDYYRTSRGQHPNSPNRLKFTSVDSIIAFDAFHLADSLLTQPLQIIVGSIRGAFGSYHDGHDLYQRAASEHKDLFIVEGASHYDLYDKTEPVKEAVDRLDAFYKKYL, via the coding sequence ATGATAGTAATCCAAAAGAACGTTAATTTCCTAGCGCAGGGTCTAGCTTTAGCTGCAATTCTCCGAATACCTGAGCAGGCTGTAGAAAAGAAAGGTAATCCGGCTATTGTCTGTGTTCATCCGGGTAGTAGCTGCAAAGAGCAAACAGCAGGCATCTATGCAGAGAAACTTGCCGAGTTGGGCTATGTGACGATTGTATTTGATGCATCGTATCAGGGAGAAAGTGAAGGCGAGCCTCGTCATGCCGAATACCCGTCCGCTCGTGTGGAAGATATTCGCTCTGCTGTGGATTACCTGACTACTCTGGAATATGTCGATGAGCATCGGATTGGTGTACTGGGGGTATGTGCTGGAGGCGGATATGCTGTACATGCTGCAATGACGGAACGACGCATCCAGGCAGTGGCTGCAGTTTCCGTTGCGAACATAGGTCGCGGATATCGTGAAAACGATCCAATTGGAATGTTGGAGCAGGTTGCTCAGCAACGTACGGCTGAGGCACGCGGGGCAGAACCTCTGACTAACCCATGGATTCCTGGAAGCCACGAAGAAAGAGAAGCAGCAGGAATGAATGAACTTGATATTAAACAAGCAGTGGATTACTACCGCACATCCAGAGGTCAGCATCCAAACTCACCTAACCGTTTGAAATTTACAAGTGTAGATTCCATTATTGCCTTTGACGCGTTTCATCTGGCAGACTCTTTGTTAACCCAACCTTTGCAGATCATTGTCGGTAGTATACGGGGAGCGTTTGGTTCTTACCATGATGGTCATGATTTGTATCAACGTGCAGCCTCGGAACATAAAGATCTGTTTATTGTAGAAGGAGCCAGTCATTATGACTTGTACGATAAGACTGAGCCAGTGAAGGAAGCTGTTGACAGATTGGACGCTTTCTATAAAAAGTATCTTTAA
- a CDS encoding 6-phospho-beta-glucosidase: protein MFNKITTFPDGFLWGGATAANQIEGAYLANGKGLTTIDLMPKGPKRDQVSMGNLNSFEPEEGEIYPSHEAIDFYHRYKEDIALFAEMGFKSFRMSISWARIFPNGDDVTPNEAGLQFYDDVFDELLKYNIEPVVTICHFDLPVNLAKTYGGWKNRIMIELFEKYSKTLFERYKTKVKYWMTFNEINMLLHLPYTGAGIIFEAGENKQQVLYQAAHHELVASALAVKACHEIIPNAIIGCMLAAGNVYPYSSNPEDYWEVMEMERESYLLIDVQSKGEYPGYAKRFFIENGIKLQFEPGDLEILKKYTVDYIGFSYYSSRCTSADPEILKNYTDGNVFGSVINPYLETSEWGWTIDPKGMRITCNQLHERYNKPLFIVENGLGAQDTLLDNDTVEDDYRIKYLDLHFAEIAEAIKDGVDIIGYTSWGPIDLVSNGTGEMKKRYGFIYVDKNNDGSGTLRRIRKKSFHWYKDIIANNGAGYFLD, encoded by the coding sequence ATGTTTAATAAAATCACTACATTTCCGGATGGTTTTCTGTGGGGTGGTGCTACGGCTGCCAATCAAATTGAGGGGGCATACCTAGCTAATGGTAAGGGACTAACGACCATTGATTTGATGCCGAAGGGGCCTAAACGTGATCAGGTTTCGATGGGTAACTTAAATTCGTTTGAACCCGAGGAAGGCGAGATTTATCCTTCCCACGAAGCTATCGATTTTTATCATCGTTATAAAGAGGATATCGCTCTTTTTGCGGAAATGGGCTTCAAATCGTTTCGAATGTCGATTTCATGGGCTCGGATTTTTCCCAATGGTGACGATGTAACCCCGAATGAAGCAGGATTGCAATTCTATGATGACGTGTTTGATGAACTTCTGAAGTATAATATTGAGCCTGTCGTTACTATATGTCATTTCGATTTACCTGTGAACTTGGCGAAAACGTATGGCGGTTGGAAAAACCGAATTATGATTGAGCTATTTGAAAAATACTCCAAAACATTGTTTGAACGCTATAAAACCAAAGTGAAATACTGGATGACATTTAACGAGATTAATATGTTGTTGCATCTGCCTTATACAGGAGCTGGCATTATTTTTGAAGCAGGAGAGAATAAACAACAAGTTCTGTATCAAGCAGCGCATCATGAACTGGTTGCAAGTGCTCTGGCGGTTAAGGCTTGTCATGAAATTATTCCTAACGCCATAATCGGATGTATGTTGGCAGCAGGGAATGTGTATCCGTACAGTAGTAATCCAGAAGATTACTGGGAAGTGATGGAAATGGAACGAGAATCCTACCTCTTGATTGATGTACAATCTAAAGGTGAGTATCCCGGATATGCAAAACGCTTTTTCATCGAGAATGGAATTAAACTTCAGTTTGAGCCTGGAGATTTGGAAATTTTGAAGAAATATACAGTGGATTACATTGGTTTTAGCTATTATTCGAGCCGTTGTACCAGTGCTGATCCTGAAATACTGAAGAATTACACAGATGGGAATGTGTTTGGTTCTGTAATCAACCCTTATTTGGAAACCTCAGAATGGGGATGGACAATTGATCCAAAGGGCATGCGGATTACTTGTAACCAGTTGCATGAGAGGTACAATAAACCATTATTTATCGTAGAGAACGGACTTGGTGCGCAAGATACTCTTCTGGATAATGATACCGTTGAAGATGATTACCGCATTAAGTATTTAGATCTTCACTTTGCAGAGATTGCTGAAGCAATAAAAGACGGAGTTGATATTATAGGGTATACAAGTTGGGGACCGATCGATCTTGTGAGTAACGGTACTGGCGAGATGAAAAAACGGTATGGGTTCATTTATGTTGACAAAAACAACGATGGCTCTGGCACGCTCCGAAGAATCAGAAAGAAAAGTTTTCATTGGTACAAAGACATTATTGCTAATAATGGGGCAGGGTATTTCCTTGATTAA